The following are encoded together in the Zingiber officinale cultivar Zhangliang chromosome 8A, Zo_v1.1, whole genome shotgun sequence genome:
- the LOC122008738 gene encoding scarecrow-like protein 21, with product MQRSAKYAAFDKHQKSPYQKSMPSGYDDSQFRPQDHQSAHSFTSEDRSQPKTTQSQINHVQFCTLESSLANTNYTRHHSPSFDCTPNSGSPFSQQDSQSDNIYGSPISASCITEDPKDLRNRLKEIEAAMLGPDSDMAEIFEDTYLGHPSLEPEKWKQAMGIPRGDLKQHLIACARAVAENDLIAVEWLISELKHMVSVSGEPMQRLGAYLLEGLIARLASSGSSIYKSLKCKEPTSSDLLSYMHLLYEVCPYFKFGYLSANGAIAEAVKDEDMIHIIDFQIAQGSQWVTLIQALAARPGGPPCIRITGVDDSNSAYARGGGLYLVGQRLSRLAESCKVPFEFHGAAISGYDVEPELISIRPGEAVAVNFPFQLHHMPDESVNTRNHRDRLIRMVKCFSPKIVTLVELESNTNTAPFFPRFLETLDFYTAMFESVDVTVARDSKERINVEQHCIARDIVNIIACEGEERVERHELYGKWRSRFMMAGFRPCPLSPMVNATIKILLQNYSEHYWLEERDGVLYLGWKNRTLVVSCAWR from the coding sequence ATGCAAAGATCTGCAAAGTATGCAGCCTTTGACAAACACCAGAAATCACCGTATCAAAAGTCCATGCCTTCCGGATACGATGACTCTCAATTTAGGCCTCAAGATCACCAATCCGCGCATTCCTTCACTTCTGAAGATAGATCTCAGCCAAAAACCACTCAATCACAGATCAATCATGTTCAGTTCTGTACTCTGGAGTCCTCGTTAGCAAACACTAATTACACTAGACACCATTCTCCATCTTTTGATTGCACACCTAACAGTGGAAGCCCATTTTCCCAGCAAGATTCTCAGTCTGATAATATCTATGGATCTCCAATTAGTGCTTCTTGTATTACTGAAGACCCAAAGGATCTTAGAAACAGGTTGAAGGAGATAGAGGCTGCTATGCTTGGGCCTGATTCAGATATGGCTGAGATCTTTGAGGACACCTACCTAGGCCATCCATCGCTGGAGCCAGAGAAGTGGAAACAGGCAATGGGAATTCCCAGAGGAGACCTGAAACAACATCTGATAGCCTGTGCTAGAGCTGTTGCAGAGAATGATCTGATTGCTGTTGAATGGCTAATTTCAGAGCTAAAACATATGGTTTCAGTTTCCGGGGAACCGATGCAACGATTGGGAGCATACTTGCTTGAAGGCCTTATTGCTAGATTGGCTTCCTCAGGGAGTTCCATTTACAAATCTTTGAAGTGTAAAGAACCCACTAGTTCGGATCTTCTCTCTTACATGCACCTTCTTTACGAGGTCTGTCCATACTTCAAATTTGGTTACCTGTCTGCAAATGGGGCAATTGCTGAGGCTGTAAAGGATGAAGACATGATTCACATTATTGATTTCCAGATTGCCCAGGGAAGCCAGTGGGTAACACTCATTCAAGCTCTTGCAGCACGACCTGGTGGTCCGCCATGCATTAGAATTACCGGAGTCGATGATTCAAATTCTGCTTATGCACGAGGTGGTGGTTTATATTTAGTGGGTCAGAGGTTGTCACGACTTGCTGAATCTTGCAAAGTGCCCTTTGAATTCCATGGTGCTGCTATTTCAGGCTATGATGTGGAACCTGAGCTTATCAGCATTCGACCTGGGGAGGCAGTGGCAGTCAACTTTCCTTTTCAGCTGCATCACATGCCAGATGAGAGTGTGAACACAAGGAATCACCGGGACAGGCTTATAAGGATGGTTAAGTGCTTCTCTCCGAAGATCGTTACACTTGTCGAACTAGAATCCAACACAAACACTGCTCCTTTTTTTCCTAGATTTCTCGAGACCCTGGACTTCTATACCGCCATGTTCGAGTCAGTAGATGTCACTGTTGCGAGAGACAGCAAAGAGAGAATCAATGTAGAGCAGCATTGCATTGCAAGGGACATAGTTAACATAATTGCTTGTGAGGGGGAGGAAAGAGTGGAGAGACACGAGCTCTATGGGAAATGGAGGTCTCGGTTTATGATGGCAGGGTTCAGACCATGTCCTCTTAGTCCTATGGTTAATGCAACCATCAAGATTCTGTTACAGAACTACTCGGAACACTATTGGCTTGAGGAGCGAGATGGTGTACTTTATCTTGGATGGAAGAATAGGACTCTGGTTGTTTCATGCGCGTGGAGATGA
- the LOC122008740 gene encoding DEAD-box ATP-dependent RNA helicase 10-like translates to MEEDGSPQTFKTLGLKEELVEACEILGWKAPTKIQIEAIPFALEGKDIIGLAQTGSGKTGAFALPILQALLDTPQRLFACVLSPTRELAIQISEQFEALGSGIGVKCTVLVGGVDMTQQAISLGKRPHIVVGTPGRLLDHLTNTKGFSLRTIKYLVLDEADRLLNLEFEKAIDDILKVIPSERNTFLFSATMTKKVSKLQRACLRHPVKIEADTKYSTVDTLNQQYCFIPAKHKDCYLVYILNEKQNCTTMVFTRTCESTRLLSLLLRNIGMRAIPISGQMSQDKRLGALNRFKAGDCNILICTDVASRGLDIPSVDMVINYNIPTNSKDYVHRVGRTARAGRSGMAISLVNQYEVAWYMQIEQLIGKKLPKYPAEEAEVLVFFERTSDAKRIALAKIKESNGNKKRKKGGDDDDDEAEEFAVNTKKAFKKSKRR, encoded by the exons ATGGAGGAAGACGGGTCTCCGCAGACCTTCAAAACTCTTGGTTTGAAGGAAGAGTTGGTGGAAGCTTGTGAGATTTTGGGGTGGAAAGCCCCTACAAAGATCCAAATTGAGGCAATTCCCTTTGCTCTTGAAG GCAAAGATATTATTGGATTGGCACAAACAGGGTCTGGCAAGACAGGAGCTTTTGCATTGCCAATTCTTCAAGCTTTATTGGACACTCCACAAAGATTGTTTGCTTGTGTACTTTCCCCTACTAG GGAATTGGCAATTCAGATTTCTGAACAATTTGAAGCTTTAGGATCTGGCATTGGAGTAAAATGCACTGTG TTAGTGGGAGGTGTTGACATGACACAACAAGCAATTTCTCTTGGAAAGCGCCCACATATTGTG GTGGGCACACCGGGGCGTCTCTTGGATCATTTAACCAATACAAAAGGTTTTAGCCTTCGCACAATAAAGTATTTG GTCCTTGATGAGGCTGATAGGTTACTCAACTTGGAATTTGAGAAAGCTATTGATGATATCTTGAAGGTTATTCCTTCTGAAAGGAATACATTTTTATTTTCAGCTACAATGACCAAAAAG GTCAGTAAACTTCAACGAGCTTGTTTAAGGCATCCTGTGAAG ATAGAAGCTGATACTAAATATTCCACAGTGGATACCCTTAATCAACAGTATTGCTTTATTCCTGCAAAGCATAAG GATTGTTATCTTGTCTACATTCTTAATGAGAAGCAGAATTGTACAACAATGGTATTCACTCGAACCTGTGAATCAACCCGGCTTCTGTCCCTACTTCTTCGAAATATAGGGATGCGAGCAATTCCTATTAGTGGTCAAATGAGCCAG GACAAGAGGTTGGGGGCTCTAAACAGATTCAAAGCGGGTGACTGTAACATCCTGATATGCACAGATGTGGCTAGCAGGGGCCTGGATATTCCTTCAGTTGATATGGTTATCAATTATAATATACCAACAAATTCTAAG GACTATGTTCATCGTGTGGGCAGAACTGCACGTGCTGGGCGTTCTGGAATGGCCATATCATTAGTAAACCAGTATGAAGTGGCATGGTATATGCAGATAGAGCAGCTTATTG GCAAAAAGCTACCAAAGTAcccagctgaggaagctgaagtTCTTGTGTTCTTTGAACGTACTTCAGATGCCAAGAGGATTGCTCTTGCG aaaattaaggaAAGTAATGGCaataagaagagaaagaaaggaggagatgatgacgatgatgaagccgAGGAATTTGCTGTCAATACCAAGAAAGCATTCAAGAAATCAAAGAGACGATAA